The segment GAAAGCTGGAATTGCCAAGGCCCCGATTACCAACTGGGGACGATTCTTTCGTTGAAGGAGGTTCCTGAAGGGGTGCTTTACAGCTCGCGCTGCATTGCTGGCATCGACAAGGTCAGCGAATTCAGCATCAATGTTGGGGGTTCCTCTGATTTTCTCCAACACCTTCTTTCCTTGTTCCAATTTGCCTTGTTCTACAAGGCTGTTGGGGGTCTCTGGGAGGCAGAGACCGCCAAAAAACATTACCCCTGCTGGCACCGTGGCTAAACCAAGAGATAATCTCCAACCCCATGGATGAAGTTTatcagtaaaataatttatcaagtATGCTACTAGAATCCCCAAACATGTAGTTAACTGAAACAGTTGGTTAACTGTTCCCCGGATTTTTGCAGGTGAAATTTCTGAAAGATACAAAGGAACCGCCTGCACCATTACCGTCAGAGTTAGTAGCTcagtaaattaaataaaaaagatgagattttcattttgtttgaatgattgATTGTTCTTACTTGATTGCCAAATCCAATGCCTACACCAAGCAATATTCTTCCTATGATGAGCATCCAGATGTTGACTGCAAAGGCATTCATAATTGCTCCTAGAAAGAAGCTCACTGCTCCAACCAGAATGGAGGCTTTCCTGCCTTTGTTTCGGGTCACATAAGAGGCTCCAAACGTTGAGATAAGACCGGCAAAATATAACGACGATGTAAACAGTGTCAAAATCTGATCATCGTATTTACAATAATCTGTCTCTTTTAAATGTGCTTGCTTTCTTTGGTACACCTTTGGGAAGAAACGCTTCAAGAAATCATCCATGGAGGTCACCCCACcttaatcaaaccaaaaataaaattttatcaattcacttttattatatattgaatggTCAACTGGGGAGACTGCAAAAACATCCACGTCTATCAGTAAGACATAATACAGGTATAACATCTCTGTTAATGAAAGATTTTCACGTTTATCAGTCAGGTTCTTCAAAAACATCCAATAAATAGATTTCCCTAGAGATCTTGAACATAATCATATAGAAAATAAACAGAGAAAAAAgacattataagtaaaaaaaacaGATCGGAAAACTCACCAGAAACACCAAGATCATACCCAAATAAAGATCCTCCAGAGGCTGCAACAATGCAAGCAACTATGAAATAAGGGGTAGTCTTATACTCGTAAAGATGAGCCCTCTTCAGGCTGCCTGCGCCTGAAAATCCTCCTCCAGCCATGATTTCTTCTTCTGTTTATGTCactgtatattttatatatatatataaaataaacccaaGTGTAAGCAGTGAAAACACAGAAACAGACAAATAGCACGGGGTCGACCAAGCATTTATGTActcaataaaatatatgaaaaagagcCCTTGTGTAAATGGATTACCAAGTTCGGTAGGTTAATTCTTTGCAATATTACTGATTGTGTTATCACAGTTGGATGGGAATCAGCCAACTTACCAACGAATCCACAGGGATAAGAAGATATTTAGATAAATCTTATGACCAAGTCTTAGTTCAA is part of the Mangifera indica cultivar Alphonso chromosome 13, CATAS_Mindica_2.1, whole genome shotgun sequence genome and harbors:
- the LOC123195114 gene encoding sugar transport protein 14-like; translated protein: MAGGGFSGAGSLKRAHLYEYKTTPYFIVACIVAASGGSLFGYDLGVSGGVTSMDDFLKRFFPKVYQRKQAHLKETDYCKYDDQILTLFTSSLYFAGLISTFGASYVTRNKGRKASILVGAVSFFLGAIMNAFAVNIWMLIIGRILLGVGIGFGNQAVPLYLSEISPAKIRGTVNQLFQLTTCLGILVAYLINYFTDKLHPWGWRLSLGLATVPAGVMFFGGLCLPETPNSLVEQGKLEQGKKVLEKIRGTPNIDAEFADLVDASNAARAVKHPFRNLLQRKNRPQLVIGALAIPAFQQLTGMNSILFYAPVIFQSLGFGSSAALYSSIITGVALVVGALISMAFVDKCGRRAFFIEAGIEMICYMIIVAVVLALEFGQGKVLPKAIGSILVVVICLFVVAYGRSWGPLGWLVPSEIFPLETRSAGQSMVVCVNLLFTALIAQCFLASLCHLRYGIFLLFAALVVLMTCFIYFLLPETKQVPIEEVYLLWQNHWYWKKIIGEAEDPRELKERKLEG